From one Anopheles cruzii chromosome 3, idAnoCruzAS_RS32_06, whole genome shotgun sequence genomic stretch:
- the LOC128273993 gene encoding muscle calcium channel subunit alpha-1-like isoform X3: MALTSGDGAATQMFPNGGGLSVDDQLPNDGAGANNQLKRPQRRPGKVLPDRPPRVFYCLTLKNPLRKLCIKVVEWKAFEYLILLTIFANCVALATYTPFPNGDSNATNALLEKVELVFLIIFTLECVMKLIAYGFIMHPGAYLRSRWNMLDFTIVLIGMISTTLSSIMKDGFDVKALRAFRVLRPLRLVSGVPSLQVVLNSILRAMVPLLHIALLVLFVIIIYAIIGLELFSGKMHKTCFHNVTGDMMENPTPCGEGGYQCNSIGSQYVCRFYWEGPNAGITNFDNFGLSMLTVFQCITLEGWTDMLYYIEDAMGSNWQWIYFVSMVILGAFFVMNLILGVLSGEFSKERTKAKSRGDFQKLREKQRIEEDLKGYLDWITQAEDIDTYQDPPLPGKIQDSKINSINANIGNPTKTSVEGSPFHSANDNPDATMDSVQQPSNSWYDRRLRAWDRLNRKMRRACRKAVKSQAFYWLIIVLVFLNTGVLATEHYHQPKWLDDFQEYTNMFFVALFSLEMFLKMYSLGLQGYYVSLFNRFDCFVVIGSVIEVLLTNTQMMPPLGISVLRCVRLLRVFKVTKYWQSLSNLVASLLNSIQSIASLLLLLFLFIVIFALLGMQVFGGRFIFNSMDNKPRSNFDSFMQSLLTVFQILTGEDWNAVMYDGIQAYGGVASFGILASVYFIILFICGNYILLNVFLAIAVDNLADAESLTAVEKDDDPDTELDSLSNKPDNNTDDDDNEGEEDETQEAVDEIVGENNGLQSRLDQDLRLKNNDNEIVDKTSKNIFAVKSITSANNTKTASTAIDDTQKTRISRVVIQDSCEAIEIPNDHVSVHTTYAKRLSEAVVSSSPIPVSDEKSLFLLKPTNRFRLLCHWLCNHTVFGNIILLCIMLSSVMLAAEDPLNANSERNQILNQFDFFFTAVFAIELILKVIAYGFILHKGAFCRSAFNLLDLLVVSVSLISMFFSSGTISVVKILRVLRVLRPLRAINRAKGLKHVVQCVIVAVKTIGNIVLVTFLLQFMFAVIGVQLFKGKFFSCSDRSKYEESDCQ; the protein is encoded by the exons ATGGCTTTAACATCAGGCGATGGTGCAGCAACGCAAATGTTTCCGAATGGTGGTGGCCTGAGTGTTGACGATCAGTTGCCGAATGATGGAGCAGGAGCAAACAATCAGCTTAAGCGACCTCAAAGGCGACCAGGAAAAGTGTTGCCTGATCGACCACCACGTGTGTTTTACTGTCTCACATTAAAGAATCCTTTGCGAAAGCTGTGCATCAAAGTGGTTGAGTGGAA GGCGTTTGAGTACCTTATTTTATTGACAATATTCGCCAACTGTGTCGCTCTTGCGACCTACACACCTTTCCCCAACGGTGACTCTAACGCTACAAATGCACTGCTAGAAAAAGTAGAACTTgtttttttgataatttttacGCTCGAATGCGTGATGAAATTAATCGCATATGGATTTATAATGCATCCTGGAGCATATCTTCGAAGCAGATGGAATATGCTGGACTTTACAATCGTTCTAATTGG CATGATCAGTACAACTTTATCCAGTATCATGAAGGATGGCTTTGACGTGAAAGCTCTCAGAGCATTTCGGGTGCTACGACCCCTGCGATTGGTTTCCGGAGTACCGA GCCTACAAGTGGTGCTTAATTCTATTTTACGTGCCATGGTTCCGTTGCTGCACATTGCTCTGTTGGTACTGTTCGTAATTATTATTTACGCTATTATTGGATTGGAACTTTTTTCTGGCAAAATGCACAAGACGTGCTTCCACAACGTTACAG GAGATATGATGGAAAATCCTACACCATGTGGTGAGGGGGGCTATCAGTGTAACTCGATTGGATCTCAATACGTGTGCCGTTTCTACTGGGAAGGTCCCAATGCTGGCATTACCAACTTTGACAACTTTGGCTTATCAATGCTGACTGTATTTCAGTGCATCACTTTAGAGGGATGGACAGACATGTTGTATTAC ATTGAAGATGCTATGGGAAGCAATTGGCAGTGGATTTACTTCGTATCGATGGTAATTCTAGGAGCGTTTTTCGTCATGAATTTAATTCTCGGTGTTCTTAGTGGAGAATTTTCAAAGGAGCGCACGAAAGCAAAGTCTCGTGGAGATTTTCAGAAGCTCCGCGAAAAACAGCGTATCGAAGAAGATTTGAAAGGATACTTGGATTGGATCACCCAAGCAGAAGATATAGATACGTACCAGGATCCTCCATTACCGGGGAAAATCCAAGATAGTAAAATAAACAGCATCAATGCAAATATTGGAAATCCGACTAAAACTAGTGTCGAAGGATCACCATTTCACTCTGCAAATGACAATCCGGATGCAACAATGGATAGTGTGCAGCAACCATCGAACTCGTGGTACGATCGACGATTGCGAGCATGGGACCGACTAAATCGTAAAATGAGGCGAGCTTGTCGAAAAGCTGTAAAATCCCAAGCATTCTATTGGTTAATAATTGTGCTGGTATTTCTTAACACTGGCGTGTTGGCAACTGAGCATTATCATCAACCAAAGTGGCTGGATGATTTTCAAG AATATACCAACATGTTTTTCGTGGCGCTCTTTTCACTTGAAATGTTTCTTAAAATGTACAGCCTAGGATTGCAGGGATACTACGTGTCGCTGTTCAATCGCTTTGATTGCTTCGTCGTCATAGGCAGTGTTATCGAAGTGCTGCTGACCAACACTCAAATGATGCCTCCATTAGGCATCTCTGTACTGCGTTGCGTTCGTCTATTGCGCGTCTTCAAAGTGACAAA ATATTGGCAATCATTGTCAAACCTAGTGGCTTCGTTGCTGAATTCAATTCAATCTATTGCGTCGCTGCTATTGTTACTCTTCTTATTCATCGTTATATTCGCCCTTCTTGGTATGCAAGTTTTTGGTGGCCGATTCATCTTTAACTCTATGGACAATAAACCGCGTTCTAATTTTGATAGCTTTATGCAGAGCCTATTAACTGTTTTCCAG aTATTAACAGGAGAGGATTgg AATGCGGTTATGTACGACGGGATCCAAGCATACGGCGGTGTGGCTTCGTTTGGAATATTAGCCAGCGTTTACTTTATTATTCTATTCATTTGCGGCAACT AtattttactaaatgttttccTCGCAATTGCCGTTGACAATCTAGCTGATGCGGAATCACTGACAGCAGTTGAAAAAGATGATGATCCAGATACGGAGTTGGATAGTTTAAGCAACAAACCCGATAACAATacagacgatgacgacaacgaAGGAGAAGAAGATGAGACACAGGAAGCCGTAGACGAAATCGTCGGAGAAAACAATGGACTGCAAAGCAGGCTTGATCAGGATcttcgtttgaaaaataacgATAATGAAATCGTGGACAAGACTAGTAAAAA CATTTTTGCCGTGAAATCTATCACCAGTGCCAACAACACTAAAACTGCATCAACCGCGATCGATGATACACAAAAAACGCGCATCAGTAGAGTAGTTATCCAAG ATAGCTGTGAAGCAATCGAAATACCAAATGATCACGTTTCTGTTCATACGACCTATGCCAAACGATTGTCAGAAGCCGTGGTATCCAGCAGCCCTATACCGGTATCGGACGAAAAATCGCTTTTTCTTCTGAAACCTACAAACAG GTTCCGCCTGTTGTGCCATTGGCTATGCAATCATACCGTATTTGGTAACATCATTCTATTGTGCATCATGCTGTCTTCGGTGATGTTGGCTGCTGAGGACCCATTAAATGCAAATTCGGAGCGAAATCAAATTCTCAACCagtttgatttctttttcactgCGGTCTTTGCTATTGAACTGATTTTGAAAGTAATTGCTTATGGATTTATCCTTCATAAAGGCGCATTTTGCCGTTCAGCATTTAATTTGTTAGATCTCCTGGTTGTCAGTGTGTCGTTAATATCGATGTTCTTCAG TTCAGGCACCATATCGGTTGTAAAAATTCTTCGAGTTCTACGCGTTTTGCGACCACTGAGAGCAATAAACAGAGCAAAAGGATTGAAG catGTTGTACAATGTGTTATTGTTGCGGTTAAGACTATTGGAAACATCGTTCTAGTAACGTTCTTACTACAGTTTATGTTTGCTGTTATAGGAGTACAACTCTTTAAG GGTAAATTCTTTTCATGTTCCGACCGCTCTAAATACGAAGAATCAGACTGTCAGTGA